One Heliomicrobium gestii DNA window includes the following coding sequences:
- a CDS encoding cell division protein ZapA: MPEEVHKTTVHIYGEPYTIRSPLTPQQMRQLAATVDERMQEIASKGPHLSVSKVAVMAALHFAHDLAKLQEDYDDLIKLLEDSSSPK, translated from the coding sequence GTGCCAGAAGAAGTCCACAAAACGACCGTACACATCTACGGTGAACCCTATACGATCCGGAGTCCCTTGACGCCGCAACAGATGAGGCAACTGGCCGCCACTGTCGACGAACGGATGCAGGAGATCGCCAGCAAGGGCCCCCACCTTTCCGTCTCCAAGGTGGCCGTGATGGCGGCCTTGCACTTCGCCCATGACTTGGCCAAACTTCAGGAGGACTATGACGATCTGATCAAACTCCTTGAGGATTCCAGTTCCCCCAAATGA
- the polX gene encoding DNA polymerase/3'-5' exonuclease PolX, whose product MHNQEIAWALVEMANLLEILGENPFKVRAIRKGARVIEGLETPVSVLSARGQLAKIDGIGKGLCSEIDELLQAGESRQLQRLREKVPPGVLDMLQLPGIGLRAVRTFFAEGYTTLDELEEGARKHRLRLLPGIAAKTELAVIRGAEMLRRRSGKFGLGVAKPLAEELLRFLQNLPEVSRAEITGDLRRSQEVVEEIHLLVASHEPEALLALVKKHPSAAKVLVEGPGFVRFAFAFGLPVRVEITPESDFIARWVETTGTAQHWSALRSRGALPAKAVTDESGGELICQQWDAPRRDDGDWRRFISSQEAEEAFYEGLRLPWIPPELRESGQEVSQAEGGTLPQLVEMNDILGDFHIHTNWSDGVSSLEEMIGAGRDRGYAYMAITDHSQSLTVARGLSETKLREQQRAIRQLAAREKDFTVFSGIEMDILGDGRLDYADDILREMDVVIASVHTGLRQERQKVHSRLETALKNPHVDIIGHPTGRLIGTREPYDVDIDWLLDLAAKTGTILEINSSPDRLDLSAPHARLAKERGVMIAINTDAHDRARLSEMAFGVANARRAGLEREDILNTKPLAEVKKILSRPKG is encoded by the coding sequence GTGCACAACCAGGAAATCGCCTGGGCGCTGGTCGAGATGGCCAACCTGCTGGAGATCCTGGGAGAGAACCCCTTCAAGGTGAGAGCCATCCGCAAGGGCGCCCGGGTTATCGAAGGGCTGGAAACTCCTGTCTCTGTCCTGTCCGCCCGTGGACAGTTGGCAAAGATCGACGGCATCGGCAAGGGGCTCTGCAGCGAGATCGACGAACTGCTGCAAGCCGGCGAGAGCCGCCAACTGCAGCGACTGCGGGAGAAGGTCCCGCCTGGTGTGCTTGACATGCTGCAACTGCCTGGCATCGGCCTACGGGCAGTGCGGACCTTTTTTGCCGAAGGCTATACGACGCTGGATGAACTGGAGGAGGGCGCCCGCAAACACCGGTTGCGCCTGTTGCCGGGCATCGCCGCCAAGACAGAGCTCGCGGTCATTCGCGGCGCCGAGATGCTGCGACGGCGTTCGGGGAAGTTCGGTCTTGGCGTGGCCAAGCCGCTGGCGGAGGAACTTCTCCGCTTTTTGCAAAACCTCCCCGAGGTGAGTCGCGCCGAAATCACCGGCGACCTGCGTCGCAGCCAGGAGGTCGTAGAGGAGATCCACCTGCTCGTCGCTTCTCACGAACCGGAGGCGCTCCTGGCCCTCGTGAAAAAACATCCCTCAGCGGCGAAAGTGCTGGTTGAAGGCCCTGGATTTGTTCGCTTCGCCTTCGCCTTTGGCCTGCCGGTCCGCGTCGAGATCACCCCTGAGTCCGATTTCATCGCCCGCTGGGTGGAAACGACAGGAACGGCCCAGCACTGGTCAGCCTTGCGAAGCCGGGGCGCCTTGCCGGCCAAAGCCGTGACCGACGAGTCGGGAGGAGAACTGATCTGTCAACAATGGGACGCTCCCCGAAGGGATGATGGCGACTGGCGCCGGTTTATCTCCTCCCAGGAAGCGGAGGAAGCCTTTTATGAAGGTCTCCGACTCCCCTGGATTCCGCCGGAATTGCGGGAATCAGGACAGGAGGTCTCCCAGGCGGAAGGGGGAACCCTTCCCCAGTTGGTAGAAATGAACGACATCCTGGGTGATTTTCATATCCACACCAATTGGAGTGACGGTGTATCGTCGCTGGAGGAAATGATAGGGGCCGGAAGGGATCGAGGCTACGCCTATATGGCCATCACCGACCATTCTCAGTCCTTGACGGTCGCCCGTGGGCTTTCGGAGACGAAACTGCGGGAACAGCAGCGGGCGATCCGCCAACTGGCTGCGCGGGAGAAGGATTTTACCGTCTTTTCGGGGATTGAGATGGATATCCTCGGCGACGGACGTCTTGATTACGCCGATGACATATTGAGAGAGATGGATGTGGTCATCGCCTCCGTGCACACAGGTTTGCGTCAGGAACGTCAGAAGGTTCATAGCCGTCTCGAAACGGCCTTGAAAAATCCCCATGTGGACATCATCGGCCACCCGACCGGCCGGTTGATCGGCACGCGGGAACCTTATGATGTAGACATCGACTGGTTGCTCGACCTGGCCGCCAAGACGGGGACCATCCTTGAGATCAACTCTTCGCCCGACCGGCTCGATCTCTCAGCCCCCCATGCCCGTCTGGCCAAAGAGCGAGGCGTCATGATCGCCATCAATACAGACGCCCATGACCGCGCCCGGTTGAGCGAAATGGCTTTCGGCGTCGCCAACGCGCGGCGGGCCGGGTTGGAGCGGGAGGACATCTTGAACACGAAACCCCTGGCAGAGGTGAAAAAGATTCTCTCCCGGCCCAAAGGCTAA
- the rplT gene encoding 50S ribosomal protein L20, whose translation MARVKTGPMSRKRHKKILKLARGYRNAHSKLFRTAHQAVMKALSYAYAHRKKKKGDFRKIWITRINAAARMNGISYSTMMNGLKKAGVAVNRKMLADLAVNDMAAFAKLVDVAKAKVNA comes from the coding sequence ATGGCTCGTGTCAAGACGGGTCCCATGTCCCGTAAACGACATAAAAAAATTCTTAAACTCGCTCGCGGCTACCGCAACGCTCATTCCAAGCTCTTCCGCACCGCCCACCAGGCGGTCATGAAGGCGCTGTCCTACGCTTATGCCCACCGCAAGAAGAAGAAGGGCGACTTCCGCAAGATCTGGATCACCCGGATCAATGCTGCTGCCCGGATGAACGGCATCTCTTACAGCACCATGATGAACGGCCTGAAAAAAGCCGGCGTCGCTGTCAACCGCAAGATGCTCGCCGATCTGGCTGTCAACGACATGGCGGCTTTCGCCAAGCTCGTCGATGTGGCCAAGGCGAAAGTGAACGCCTAA
- the pheT gene encoding phenylalanine--tRNA ligase subunit beta: MRVSIDWLSDYVTAGLEAAELGEKMTRSGIAVENVLRRDKGLDKVVVGKIAEMTKHPEADRLWICRVDTGDGVRTIVTGAQNVRVGQKVPVALPGAHLPNGVHINESVLRGVPSSGMLCAAEELGLEEKTIAPEDREGILILGDDTVTGQPAATALGLDDPVLELELTPNRADCLAVVNVAREVAAITGAELRLPEVAVVEKAAGRAEERVKVTIEDGDLCGRYAARLFTNLRPGLSPAWMQRRLQAAGMRPINNIVDITNYVMLELGHPLHAFDYDRINEGHIIVRRARTGEKLVTLDGQERELNAENLVIADPEKAVGLAGVMGGLNSEISAGTTTVLLEAAHFHPANIRRTARQLGLRSEASQRFEKGVNIDTVTLAMNRAAQLVAELNVADVVPGHVDNYLRQVAPLPIPFSVDRINALLGTQLTGAEMDAIFRRLRFPVSWAEHAGEGEMPSGIVEAPTYRPDMQGEHDLAEEVARLYGYDRIPTTLPKGDTTVGQRTWPQTVRERIADTLVGAGLREVVTFSFINPRHLDRLGLSAEDPMRQVVPVQNPLSEEQGVLRPSILPGLLEVAARNASRRIADLAIFEVGGTFSPRALPLKELPAEPWKVSALVMGDESIHWSGKPQTLDFYYLKGVVVKLLAALKIDNVTWRPERAVPYLHPGRSARLTVEREGVEIDLGVLGEVHPDAREAYDLSARPVVMELDLSALILLARAKGEYTPLPRYPSTDRDMAMVLPLDILAGQVEAVIAEMGGDILERWRLFDVYQGNQIAQGYRSLAYTLRYQAPDRTLTDEEVNNRHEAIKAALAERLGARFR, from the coding sequence ATGCGCGTATCGATAGACTGGCTCAGCGACTATGTCACCGCCGGCCTGGAAGCCGCCGAACTGGGCGAGAAGATGACCCGCTCCGGCATCGCCGTAGAAAATGTGCTGCGCCGGGACAAGGGGCTCGATAAGGTCGTCGTCGGAAAAATCGCCGAAATGACGAAACACCCCGAGGCAGACCGCCTTTGGATCTGCAGGGTCGACACCGGCGACGGTGTACGCACCATCGTAACAGGCGCCCAGAATGTCCGTGTGGGACAAAAAGTCCCTGTTGCCCTGCCGGGCGCCCATCTCCCCAATGGCGTCCACATCAACGAGTCGGTGTTGCGGGGCGTCCCATCGTCGGGGATGCTCTGCGCTGCCGAAGAACTGGGCCTGGAGGAGAAGACGATCGCTCCGGAAGACCGGGAAGGCATCCTGATCCTCGGCGACGACACGGTGACAGGCCAACCGGCGGCGACCGCCCTCGGCCTCGATGATCCCGTGCTGGAACTGGAGCTGACGCCCAACCGGGCCGACTGCCTGGCAGTCGTCAATGTGGCCCGCGAGGTGGCGGCCATCACCGGCGCCGAACTGCGCCTGCCCGAGGTGGCGGTCGTAGAAAAAGCAGCGGGACGCGCCGAAGAGCGGGTAAAGGTCACCATTGAAGACGGCGACCTCTGCGGCCGTTACGCCGCCCGGCTCTTCACCAACCTGCGCCCCGGTCTGTCACCGGCCTGGATGCAGCGACGGCTGCAGGCGGCCGGCATGCGCCCCATCAACAACATCGTCGACATCACCAACTATGTCATGCTCGAACTGGGCCATCCCCTGCACGCCTTCGACTACGACAGGATCAACGAGGGCCATATCATCGTCCGTCGCGCCCGGACCGGTGAGAAACTGGTCACCCTCGATGGGCAGGAGCGGGAATTGAACGCCGAAAATCTGGTCATCGCCGATCCGGAGAAAGCCGTCGGCCTGGCCGGTGTCATGGGCGGGCTGAACAGCGAAATTTCCGCCGGCACGACCACGGTTCTGCTGGAAGCGGCCCATTTTCACCCCGCCAATATCCGTCGCACCGCCCGGCAATTGGGCTTGCGCTCCGAGGCGTCCCAGCGCTTTGAGAAGGGTGTCAACATCGACACGGTCACCTTGGCCATGAACCGCGCCGCCCAGCTGGTGGCCGAATTGAACGTGGCCGATGTGGTCCCCGGCCATGTGGACAACTACCTGCGGCAGGTGGCCCCTCTTCCGATCCCCTTTTCTGTTGACCGGATCAATGCCCTCCTGGGCACCCAGTTGACGGGCGCTGAGATGGACGCCATCTTCCGGCGGCTGCGGTTCCCTGTCAGTTGGGCTGAGCACGCCGGGGAGGGAGAGATGCCTTCCGGCATTGTGGAAGCGCCCACCTACCGTCCGGACATGCAAGGGGAACATGACTTGGCGGAGGAGGTGGCTCGCCTCTACGGCTATGATCGCATCCCGACGACACTGCCGAAAGGCGACACCACCGTCGGTCAACGCACCTGGCCCCAGACGGTGCGCGAACGCATCGCCGATACGCTAGTCGGCGCCGGATTGCGCGAAGTGGTCACCTTCTCCTTCATCAACCCGCGCCATCTGGACCGGCTCGGTTTGTCCGCCGAAGACCCGATGCGTCAGGTCGTGCCGGTGCAAAACCCGCTCAGTGAAGAACAGGGCGTTCTCCGTCCATCCATCTTGCCGGGCCTGTTGGAAGTGGCTGCCCGCAACGCCAGCCGCCGGATCGCCGATCTGGCCATCTTCGAGGTCGGCGGCACCTTCTCGCCGCGGGCGCTGCCGTTAAAGGAACTGCCCGCCGAACCCTGGAAGGTTTCGGCGCTCGTGATGGGCGACGAGTCGATCCACTGGAGCGGCAAACCTCAGACCCTCGATTTTTATTATCTCAAGGGCGTCGTCGTAAAACTGCTGGCAGCCCTGAAGATCGACAATGTGACCTGGCGTCCGGAACGGGCGGTTCCCTACCTGCATCCCGGACGGTCGGCGCGGCTCACCGTGGAGCGGGAGGGCGTGGAGATCGACCTGGGCGTCCTCGGCGAGGTCCATCCCGATGCGCGTGAGGCCTATGACCTGTCGGCGCGACCCGTTGTCATGGAACTTGACTTGTCGGCGTTGATCCTGCTCGCCCGGGCCAAAGGGGAGTATACGCCGCTGCCCCGTTATCCTTCCACCGATCGCGATATGGCCATGGTGCTGCCCCTCGATATCCTGGCCGGCCAAGTGGAAGCGGTGATCGCTGAGATGGGTGGCGATATCCTGGAGCGGTGGCGCCTCTTCGATGTCTACCAGGGCAATCAGATCGCCCAGGGGTACCGTAGCCTGGCGTACACCCTCCGCTACCAGGCGCCCGATCGCACCCTCACCGACGAAGAGGTCAACAACCGCCACGAGGCCATCAAAGCCGCCCTTGCCGAACGCCTTGGCGCCCGGTTCCGGTAA
- a CDS encoding Nif3-like dinuclear metal center hexameric protein, protein MKAREIYELFVAKGIDADPRGRADVDRQLNQRKKQFAELKDEEKENYDQESLTNPYSDTRLLVGEPDREVKRVLVGIDMEVGEVLLADRLGEKGRAIDLIIAHHPEGKALSALHDVMHMQEDLLAKVGVPINVAEGIMASRISEVKRGLAPLNHNRAVDAARLMGLSMMCVHTPADNQVQTFLEKRIDEKKPATVGDILNLLKEIPEYKEAARAGSGPTLFAGRKEGRCGKVMVDMTGGTSGSEDAYAKLVQAGVGTIVGMHMGEKHRKEAEKNHINVVIAGHMASDSLGMNLLLDELEKRGVEIVPCAGFTRVSRNG, encoded by the coding sequence ATGAAAGCCCGCGAGATTTACGAACTTTTTGTCGCCAAAGGGATCGACGCCGATCCACGGGGACGGGCGGATGTGGACCGTCAACTGAACCAGCGGAAAAAGCAGTTTGCCGAACTGAAGGATGAAGAGAAGGAAAACTACGATCAGGAATCGTTGACCAACCCCTACAGTGACACGCGGCTCCTCGTGGGCGAGCCCGATCGAGAGGTCAAACGGGTGCTCGTCGGCATTGACATGGAAGTCGGTGAGGTGTTGTTGGCTGACCGGCTTGGCGAGAAAGGTCGTGCCATCGACCTGATTATCGCTCACCACCCGGAAGGCAAGGCCTTGTCGGCTCTGCACGATGTGATGCATATGCAGGAAGACTTGCTGGCCAAAGTGGGCGTGCCGATCAATGTGGCCGAGGGGATCATGGCCAGCCGGATCAGCGAAGTCAAGCGCGGCCTCGCCCCCTTGAACCACAACCGCGCCGTTGACGCCGCCCGCCTCATGGGTTTGTCCATGATGTGCGTCCATACGCCGGCTGACAACCAGGTGCAGACTTTTTTGGAAAAGCGGATCGACGAGAAGAAGCCTGCTACCGTCGGTGATATCCTCAATCTGCTCAAAGAGATCCCCGAATACAAGGAGGCCGCACGGGCCGGATCGGGTCCGACCCTTTTTGCGGGCCGCAAAGAAGGTCGCTGCGGCAAAGTGATGGTCGACATGACCGGCGGCACCTCCGGCTCGGAAGACGCCTACGCCAAACTGGTCCAGGCCGGCGTCGGCACCATTGTCGGCATGCACATGGGCGAAAAGCACCGCAAGGAAGCGGAGAAGAACCACATCAATGTGGTCATCGCCGGTCACATGGCCAGCGATTCCTTGGGGATGAATCTGTTGCTCGACGAACTGGAAAAGCGCGGTGTGGAGATCGTGCCCTGCGCCGGATTCACGCGCGTGAGCCGGAACGGATAA
- the cydB gene encoding cytochrome d ubiquinol oxidase subunit II: MMELQITWWVLIGVLLLGYALLDGFDLGVGALYLLTKDPEERKRLIYSIGPYWDSNQVWLLTGGGAIFAAFPMVYATVFSGFYLALMLVLFALIFRAVSLEYQHQLDSPGWRKWWDLGFGIGSLLPSILYGVAVGNILRGIPLDAKGGYLGDFLSLLNPYSLVMGLVSLCLFAMHGGAFIISQSDGALQQKARRWARAAWLALIPLFLIGTAWSYLGTPRLFGNYLSVPLIWVLPLIALIGLAYFPVALKGGRAYAPLSASALTIFGLLSTLAASLFPYIVPASNNLANSLTVFTASSSERTLMIMLILALIGLPIVLTYTAYIYRTFIRRGRSVSTGNHFSVKS; the protein is encoded by the coding sequence ATGATGGAACTGCAGATCACCTGGTGGGTGCTCATCGGCGTACTCCTGCTCGGCTACGCCCTGCTGGATGGTTTTGACCTGGGCGTCGGCGCCCTCTACCTGCTGACGAAGGACCCGGAAGAACGCAAGCGCCTGATCTACTCGATCGGCCCCTACTGGGACAGCAATCAGGTCTGGCTGCTCACTGGCGGCGGCGCCATCTTTGCCGCTTTTCCCATGGTCTACGCCACCGTGTTCAGCGGTTTCTATCTCGCCCTGATGCTGGTTCTCTTCGCCCTTATCTTCCGGGCCGTATCGCTCGAGTATCAGCACCAACTGGACAGCCCCGGCTGGCGCAAGTGGTGGGATCTCGGCTTCGGAATCGGCAGCCTGCTTCCATCGATCCTCTACGGCGTGGCTGTCGGCAACATCCTACGGGGCATCCCCCTCGATGCAAAGGGCGGCTACCTGGGCGACTTCCTGAGCCTGCTCAATCCCTACTCGCTCGTGATGGGTCTTGTCAGTCTTTGCCTCTTCGCCATGCACGGCGGCGCCTTCATCATTTCCCAGAGCGACGGCGCTCTCCAGCAGAAAGCCCGCCGTTGGGCTCGCGCCGCCTGGCTGGCGCTGATCCCCCTCTTCCTCATCGGCACAGCTTGGAGCTATCTGGGCACCCCCAGGCTCTTTGGCAATTACCTCAGCGTTCCCCTGATCTGGGTGCTCCCCTTGATCGCCCTGATCGGGCTTGCCTATTTCCCCGTCGCCTTAAAAGGCGGTCGCGCTTACGCCCCGCTCAGCGCTTCGGCCCTGACCATCTTCGGTCTGCTGTCCACCCTGGCGGCGAGCCTCTTCCCTTATATCGTTCCAGCGTCCAACAACCTGGCCAACAGCCTCACCGTCTTTACGGCATCCTCATCGGAGCGGACATTGATGATCATGTTGATTTTGGCGCTGATCGGCCTGCCGATTGTGTTGACCTATACGGCCTATATCTACCGGACTTTCATCCGGAGAGGACGGTCGGTTTCGACAGGAAATCATTTCAGCGTGAAGTCTTGA
- a CDS encoding potassium channel family protein, with protein sequence MAKVKTEKLFAVIGLGRFGTSVAKTLFRMGYEVLAIDSSEERINEIADFVTHAVQADAKDEEVLKKLGIRNFDTVIVAIGSDVQANILVTVILKDMGVRHVVAKAQNDLHGKVLTKVGADRVVYPERDMGVRVAHALVTSTVMDYLELSPVHSLVEIRCPDRFVGQTIGAADLRARYGITVIAVRKGDEVLASPGADTMIEKGDILVAVGSNDDLNRFEGDAV encoded by the coding sequence ATGGCCAAAGTGAAAACGGAAAAGCTCTTCGCCGTCATCGGTTTGGGGCGATTCGGCACAAGTGTGGCCAAAACCCTCTTTCGCATGGGTTATGAGGTGCTGGCCATTGACAGTTCGGAAGAACGGATCAACGAGATCGCCGATTTCGTCACCCATGCGGTGCAGGCTGACGCCAAAGACGAAGAAGTGCTGAAAAAGCTCGGCATCCGCAACTTCGATACAGTCATCGTCGCCATCGGTTCCGATGTGCAAGCGAACATCCTGGTGACCGTCATTCTCAAAGACATGGGCGTCCGCCATGTGGTGGCAAAAGCTCAGAACGACCTGCACGGCAAGGTGTTAACCAAGGTAGGCGCCGACCGGGTTGTCTACCCGGAGCGGGATATGGGCGTCCGAGTGGCCCACGCCCTTGTCACCTCCACGGTGATGGATTATTTGGAGCTCTCGCCTGTTCACTCGCTTGTTGAAATTCGTTGTCCCGATCGTTTTGTCGGACAGACCATCGGTGCGGCTGATCTGCGCGCCCGCTACGGCATCACCGTCATCGCTGTCCGCAAGGGCGACGAGGTGCTGGCTTCACCCGGCGCTGATACGATGATCGAAAAGGGTGACATACTTGTCGCCGTCGGTTCCAATGATGATCTAAACCGCTTTGAGGGGGACGCCGTTTGA
- a CDS encoding TrkH family potassium uptake protein, which yields MHRYEPPRPIFAPYVQGKRPNYGLSPARVLVAGFALIILIGGFLLSTPMASRSGLGTRFLDALFTATSAVCVTGLVVVDTHDNFSLVGQLIIITLIQVGGLGFMTMATLIYLLMGKRINLKERLLMQEALNSLSVQGVVRLARHVLLTTFLIEGIGGVVLSLRFIPQMGLGKGLYYGFFHSISAFCNAGFDLFGGFRGITGYVDDPIVNLTISSLIIFGGLGFTVIAETFRYREIRRFSLHTKLVWTMTIALIIVGAVAIFFLEFNNPKTLGVLGWDGKLLAAYFQSVTPRTAGYNTVSIADLKPATQFLMVILMFIGASPGSTGGGIKTTTLAALLAAVWSMRQGKIDVGFYERRIPPDTIYKAIGITVMAVLLVITVTMLLTITEDADFLALLFEATSAFGTVGLTMGVTSHLSDFGRVLIALTMFAGRVGPLTLAIALSGNVLAKLRYPEEKIMVG from the coding sequence ATGCACAGGTATGAACCGCCCAGACCCATTTTTGCCCCCTACGTGCAGGGGAAGCGGCCCAATTACGGGCTGTCGCCGGCCCGGGTGCTTGTGGCCGGTTTCGCTTTGATTATCCTGATCGGGGGATTCCTGCTCAGCACCCCGATGGCGTCACGGAGCGGTCTGGGGACGCGTTTCTTGGACGCATTGTTTACGGCCACATCGGCTGTCTGCGTGACCGGCCTTGTCGTCGTCGATACCCATGACAACTTCTCCCTTGTGGGCCAGTTGATCATCATCACCCTGATCCAGGTGGGCGGGTTGGGCTTTATGACCATGGCCACCCTGATCTACCTCCTGATGGGCAAGCGGATCAACCTGAAGGAACGCTTGCTCATGCAGGAAGCCTTGAACAGCCTCTCTGTCCAGGGGGTTGTCCGCCTCGCCCGCCATGTCTTGCTGACCACCTTTCTCATTGAAGGGATCGGCGGCGTCGTCTTGTCGTTGCGATTTATTCCGCAGATGGGCCTAGGGAAAGGGCTCTATTACGGCTTTTTCCACTCCATCTCCGCCTTTTGCAACGCCGGTTTTGATCTCTTCGGCGGTTTTCGCGGCATCACCGGCTATGTGGACGATCCGATCGTCAACCTGACCATCTCGTCGTTGATCATCTTTGGCGGACTGGGTTTCACCGTTATCGCCGAGACCTTCCGCTACCGGGAAATACGGCGTTTCAGCCTCCATACCAAACTGGTCTGGACTATGACGATCGCCCTGATCATTGTCGGCGCTGTGGCGATTTTTTTTCTTGAGTTCAACAATCCCAAGACCCTGGGGGTACTGGGATGGGACGGCAAGCTGCTGGCTGCCTATTTTCAGAGCGTGACGCCGCGGACGGCTGGTTACAACACAGTGAGCATCGCCGATCTCAAACCGGCGACCCAGTTTCTGATGGTCATCCTCATGTTTATCGGCGCCTCTCCAGGCTCTACCGGCGGCGGCATTAAGACGACAACTTTGGCGGCCCTGTTGGCCGCAGTCTGGAGCATGCGCCAGGGGAAGATCGATGTGGGTTTTTACGAGCGGCGCATCCCGCCAGACACCATCTACAAGGCCATCGGGATTACCGTCATGGCAGTCCTGCTTGTGATCACCGTCACCATGCTGCTGACGATCACAGAAGATGCTGATTTTCTGGCCTTGCTCTTTGAAGCGACTTCGGCTTTTGGCACAGTTGGGCTCACGATGGGTGTGACCTCCCACTTGAGCGACTTTGGTCGTGTCCTTATTGCCCTGACGATGTTTGCCGGCCGGGTGGGGCCGTTGACACTCGCTATCGCCCTGAGCGGCAATGTTTTGGCGAAGCTGCGTTATCCGGAAGAAAAAATTATGGTGGGGTAG
- the pheS gene encoding phenylalanine--tRNA ligase subunit alpha → MREQLDQIRREAAESLCSVETMEALQDWRVRILGKKGALTGILRGLGALPAEERPLMGALVNEVRAELEFKLEEKGRELKEKEKQARLSSESIDITLPGRVLPLGGKHPLTLVIDEIKQIFLGMGYEIAEGPEVELDYYNFEALNLPPDHPARDMQDSFYITPDILLRTHTSPVQVRAMERIRPQLPVKVICPGRVFRRDDDATHSPMFHQVEGLVVDKGITFGDLRGTLLTFARQMFGPDREIRLRPSFFPFTEPSAEVDISCVICGGSGCRVCKGSGWLEILGSGMVHPRVLEYGGYTSQDVTGFAFGMGVERIAMLKYGIDDMRLLYENDMRFLSQF, encoded by the coding sequence ATGCGTGAACAACTGGATCAGATCCGGCGCGAGGCGGCGGAATCGCTGTGCAGCGTCGAAACGATGGAGGCGCTTCAGGATTGGCGCGTTCGCATTCTCGGCAAAAAGGGAGCGCTGACAGGCATCTTGCGCGGCCTTGGCGCCCTGCCCGCCGAAGAGCGTCCGCTGATGGGCGCCCTTGTCAACGAGGTGCGGGCTGAACTGGAGTTTAAGCTGGAAGAGAAGGGCCGGGAACTGAAGGAAAAAGAAAAGCAGGCCCGCCTGTCCAGTGAGTCCATCGATATCACCCTGCCCGGCCGGGTGCTGCCCCTCGGCGGCAAACACCCCCTCACACTGGTCATCGACGAGATCAAGCAGATTTTTCTCGGCATGGGCTACGAGATCGCCGAGGGCCCGGAAGTGGAACTGGACTACTACAACTTTGAAGCCCTCAACCTGCCTCCGGACCATCCGGCCCGGGACATGCAGGATTCCTTCTATATCACCCCCGATATCCTGCTGCGCACCCATACATCGCCGGTGCAGGTCCGCGCCATGGAGCGCATCCGTCCCCAACTGCCCGTGAAAGTGATCTGCCCGGGCCGCGTCTTCCGCCGTGATGACGACGCCACCCACTCGCCCATGTTCCATCAGGTCGAGGGGCTTGTCGTCGATAAGGGAATCACCTTCGGCGACCTGCGTGGAACCTTGCTCACCTTTGCCCGCCAGATGTTCGGCCCCGACCGGGAGATCCGACTGCGCCCGTCCTTCTTCCCCTTCACCGAACCGAGCGCCGAAGTGGACATCTCCTGCGTCATCTGCGGCGGCAGCGGCTGCCGCGTCTGCAAAGGCTCGGGCTGGCTGGAGATCCTCGGTTCCGGCATGGTTCACCCCCGGGTGCTCGAATACGGCGGCTACACATCCCAAGACGTCACCGGCTTCGCCTTCGGCATGGGCGTCGAACGCATCGCCATGCTCAAGTACGGCATCGACGACATGCGCCTCTTGTATGAGAACGACATGCGGTTCCTGTCGCAGTTCTAG
- a CDS encoding TrmH family RNA methyltransferase, with product MITSPDNQYVKEARSLSRKKERGLTGKYLIEGVRLVEEAVASAVSLAYCLYTARVSSLPRGRSLLEGLAAAGVDCLEVDERALATITETEQSQGIVAAASLTPADWEALLDVPAPFLLIVDGVQDPGNLGTIVRTAEAAGVTGVLLTPGVVDPYSPKVIRATMGALFRLPVATAPSAEGLASAMREREIALAVADARDGVPYYEAPWMKEGLAIVIGSEAHGPQPIWRERAGLLVRIPLAPPVESLNAAVASAVLLFEAARHRSVASKKGL from the coding sequence ATGATCACCTCTCCAGACAACCAATATGTGAAAGAGGCCCGCTCCCTCTCCCGAAAGAAGGAGCGGGGCCTTACCGGCAAATACCTGATCGAAGGGGTACGCCTTGTCGAAGAGGCGGTCGCCTCGGCGGTCTCGCTGGCCTACTGCCTATATACGGCGCGGGTGTCGTCCCTGCCGCGGGGGCGCTCATTGCTTGAAGGCCTGGCTGCTGCTGGCGTCGACTGCTTAGAGGTGGACGAGCGCGCCCTCGCCACGATCACCGAGACGGAGCAGAGCCAGGGGATTGTCGCCGCCGCTTCACTGACGCCGGCTGACTGGGAAGCCCTACTCGATGTTCCGGCGCCCTTTTTGCTGATCGTTGACGGTGTGCAGGATCCGGGCAACCTGGGCACGATCGTCCGGACAGCCGAGGCGGCCGGTGTGACCGGCGTCCTGCTCACGCCGGGTGTTGTTGATCCGTACAGTCCCAAGGTGATCCGGGCGACCATGGGGGCGCTGTTTCGCCTGCCTGTGGCGACGGCCCCCTCGGCCGAAGGGCTCGCTTCCGCCATGCGGGAACGGGAGATTGCCCTGGCTGTCGCCGATGCCCGTGACGGCGTCCCCTATTATGAAGCCCCTTGGATGAAGGAAGGGCTTGCCATTGTCATCGGCAGCGAGGCCCACGGCCCCCAGCCGATTTGGCGGGAGCGGGCGGGGCTGCTGGTGCGCATCCCCCTGGCGCCGCCGGTCGAATCGCTTAACGCTGCCGTCGCATCGGCCGTGCTCCTTTTCGAAGCGGCCCGCCATCGCTCAGTTGCTTCGAAAAAGGGGCTATGA